A window from Zingiber officinale cultivar Zhangliang chromosome 7A, Zo_v1.1, whole genome shotgun sequence encodes these proteins:
- the LOC122002774 gene encoding chitin elicitor-binding protein-like, with protein MAARFLLLPFLVIFLVPPAAAANFTCLSRGRAARCQGLVGYTARNATNLAGVMTLFQIRSFRSLLAANDLPLSTPSSRSVPAGSTLRVRLSCSCSAGRGASAHRPLYRVVPGDNLDSISRNTFDGLVTYQEIAAANNISDPSLIQLGQEVYIPLPCSCDEVEGLPVVHYAHLVAAGSTVSGIAAEFGTKEETLMSLNGITDPKTLQAGQVLDVPLRVCSSAISNASLDSGLLVSNGSYILTANNCVRCSCSSSSWELDCHPTQGISSSVCPVATCKALSLGNSSSAVCESTTCAYAGYTNTSSFRILTNLTTQSLCNTAGAPAPQPSGGFSPGVEAQSLYLLLLYISLAMALLGWGS; from the exons ATGGCGGCCAGATTCCTCCTCCTCCCTTTCCTCGTTATCTTCCTCGTACCGCCGGCGGCCGCCGCCAACTTCACCTGCCTCTCGCGCGGTCGCGCCGCCCGGTGCCAGGGCCTCGTCGGCTACACCGCTCGCAACGCCACCAACCTCGCCGGAGTCATGACCCTTTTCCAGATCCGCTCCTTCCGCTCCCTCCTTGCCGCCAACGACCTCCCCCTCTCCACCCCGAGCTCCCGCTCCGTCCCTGCTGGCTCCACCCTCCGCGTCCGCCTCTCCTGCTCCTGCTCCGCCGGCCGCGGCGCCTCCGCCCACCGCCCACTCTACCGGGTCGTCCCCGGCGACAACCTAGATTCCATCTCTCGGAATACCTTCGACGGACTCGTCACCTACCAGGAGATCGCCGCCGCCAACAACATCTCCGACCCTAGTTTGATCCAACTAGGGCAGGAGGTCTACATCCCCTTGCCCTGCAGCTGCGACGAGGTGGAGGGCCTTCCGGTGGTGCACTACGCGCATCTGGTGGCGGCAGGCAGCACAGTGTCGGGCATCGCGGCGGAGTTCGGGACAAAGGAGGAGACATTGATGAGTCTGAATGGGATTACGGATCCCAAAACCCTCCAGGCTGGCCAAGTTCTTGATGTTCCTCTCAGAG TGTGTTCTTCAGCAATTAGTAATGCCTCTTTGGACAGTGGCCTCCTTGTTTCTAATGGAAGTTATATTCTGACTGCAAACAACTGTGTCCGCTGCAGCTGCAGCTCATCATCGTGGGA GCTGGACTGCCATCCGACCCAGGGGATCAGTTCTTCAGTTTGCCCAGTAGCAACCTGCAAAGCTCTCTCCCTTGGCAACTCATCCAGCGCAGTCTGTGAGAGCACAACATGTGCCTATGCTGGCTACACCAACACTAGCTCCTTCAGAATACTCACCAACTTAACAACTCAGTCATTGTGCAATA CTGCAGGAGCGCCGGCACCACAACCCAGTGGCGGGTTTTCTCCAGGGGTCGAGGCTCAATCATTGTATCTCTTGCTACTCTACATTTCCCTTGCAATGGCTCTGCTAggttggggatcatga
- the LOC121999757 gene encoding uncharacterized protein LOC121999757 has product MESFNVDNYLPPRKRLLAELRRENLESDFLPPVPFLSGDLGARLRDVINSSVSTPEKIIEVSKSVALAASEIAVAARNTAIEKAAAATKAKADAKNALLLLDSTTMNKKIQKWLFDQRQIEEEADPNKAPEKRAGKAVGYNGDVCNENSHVFYAENMMKSNNSEGKISICCEIGNAEEEESDQHTKKQENESMIGSVAGSGKVRIRQKKLSLSQCNIRERVEMKKLTLSENLSSFTKESDLDSAGSNMSSDDAEVSPGGGASMQISTAWKCRKIKASQCSPKSKILKALC; this is encoded by the exons ATGGAATCATTCAATGTTGATAATTACTTGCCTCCTCGTAAGCGTCTGCTTGCTGAACTAAGGAGGGAGAATCTGGAATCTGATTTCCTGCCACCAGTTCCTTTTCTTTCAGGTGATCTTGGTGCCCGTCTTCGAGATGTTATTAATTCCTCAGTTTCGACTCCAGAAAAAATTATTGAGGTTTCCAAGTCAGTAGCTTTGGCTGCAAGTGAGATTGCTGTGGCAGCAAGAAACACTGCAATTGAGAAAGCAGCTGCAGCCACGAAGGCCAAAGCTGATGCAAAGAATGCACTGCTGCTTCTGGATTCCACTACGATGAATAAAAAAATCCAGAAATGGCTGTTTGACCAAAGGCAAATTGAGGAAGAAGCAGATCCCAATAAAGCTCCT GAAAAACGTGCTGGGAAAGCAGTTGGATATAATGGAGATGTCTGCAATGAGAATTCACATGTTTTCTATGCAGAGAATATGATGAAAAGTAACAATTCAGAAGGGAAAATTAGTATCTGTTGTGAAATTGGCAATGCTGAGGAGGAAGAATCTGATCAGCACAcaaaaaaacaagaaaatgaaTCTATGATCGGATCAGTAGCTGGTAGTGGGAAAGTGAGAATCCGACAAAAGAAATTATCTTTAAGTCAATGTAACATTAGAGAACGAGTAGAGATGAAAAAATTGACACTCTCTGAAAACCTTTCTTCTTTCACAAAAGAATCAGATTTAGATTCTGCAGGAAGTAATATGTCTTCAGATGATGCAGAAGTGTCTCCTGGAGGTGGAGCGTCAATGCAGATTTCAACAGCATGGAAATGCAGAAAGATCAAGGCATCACAGTGCTCCCCCAAGAGCAAGATCTTGAAAGCTTTATGTTGA
- the LOC122002773 gene encoding uncharacterized protein LOC122002773 isoform X1 — protein MDPSSPILRNSYWVLRHGRSIPNEKGLVVSSLENGTLEKYGLASEGFNQARLAGELFLKEVEETNILPENVQICYSPFSRTTDTAKTVANVLGIPFEGSQCKALIEFRERYFGPLFELHSHEKYSEIWALDEKDPFMPPEGGESVADVASRIALGLAAIETEFQGFTVLVVSHGDTLQILQTVLNAVKELEPSKEGDIVSRIKQVAVPCILSKHRKFALETGELRQVI, from the exons ATGGATCCAAGCTCCCCGATCCTTCGCAACAGCTACTGGGTTTTGAGACACGGGAGGAGCATCCCCAACGAGAAAGGCCTCGTCGTCTCCTCCTTG GAAAATGGCACGCTTGAGAAATATGGATTAGCTTCTGAAGGTTTCAATCAGGCACGGTTGGCTGGAGAGTTGTTTCTTAAG GAAGTTGAGGAGACGAATATCCTGCCTGAAAatgttcaaatatgctattctcCATTTTCACGAACTACCGATACTGCTAAAACGGTTGCTAATGTTTTAGGCATACCGTTTGAGGGTTCTCAATGTAAA gcactGATTGAATTTCGAGAGCGCTATTTTGGACCGTTGTTTGAGCTCCATTCACATGAAAAG TATTCAGAGATATGGGCATTAGATGAGAAGGATCCTTTCATGCCACCTGAAGGTGGAGAAAGTGTTGCAGATGTTGCCTCCCGAATTGCACTTGGTCTGGCAGCAATAGAAACTGAGTTTCAGGG ATTCACAGTCCTTGTTGTCAGTCATGGCGATACACTCCAAATTCTCCAAACAGTACTCAATGCAGTGAAGGAGCTTGAACCATCCAAGGAGGGCGACATTGTTTCgagaattaagcaagttgcagTGCCTTGTATTTTATCCAAGCACCGGAAGTTTGCCCTAGAAACTGGAGAACTACGACAAGtaatttga
- the LOC122002773 gene encoding uncharacterized protein LOC122002773 isoform X2 yields the protein MDPSSPILRNSYWVLRHGRSIPNEKGLVVSSLENGTLEKYGLASEGFNQARLAGELFLKEVEETNILPENVQICYSPFSRTTDTAKTVANVLGIPFEGSQCKALIEFRERYFGPLFELHSHEKYSEIWALDEKDPFMPPEGGESVADVASRIALGLAAIETEFQGLGSKALPYLFRDACEKTLLRHPKPLRTLYKICVPQKLYALDTLMEWVMSFLQ from the exons ATGGATCCAAGCTCCCCGATCCTTCGCAACAGCTACTGGGTTTTGAGACACGGGAGGAGCATCCCCAACGAGAAAGGCCTCGTCGTCTCCTCCTTG GAAAATGGCACGCTTGAGAAATATGGATTAGCTTCTGAAGGTTTCAATCAGGCACGGTTGGCTGGAGAGTTGTTTCTTAAG GAAGTTGAGGAGACGAATATCCTGCCTGAAAatgttcaaatatgctattctcCATTTTCACGAACTACCGATACTGCTAAAACGGTTGCTAATGTTTTAGGCATACCGTTTGAGGGTTCTCAATGTAAA gcactGATTGAATTTCGAGAGCGCTATTTTGGACCGTTGTTTGAGCTCCATTCACATGAAAAG TATTCAGAGATATGGGCATTAGATGAGAAGGATCCTTTCATGCCACCTGAAGGTGGAGAAAGTGTTGCAGATGTTGCCTCCCGAATTGCACTTGGTCTGGCAGCAATAGAAACTGAGTTTCAGGG GCTAGGGTCGAAGGCATTGCCATATCTCTTTAGGGATGCTTGTGAAAAAACTTTGCTTCGGCATCCAAAACCCTTAAGAACCTTGTATAAAATTTGTGTCCCACAAAAGTTATATGCGCTTGATACATTGATGGAATGGGTGATGTCGTTCCTTCAATGA